From the Chloroflexia bacterium SDU3-3 genome, one window contains:
- a CDS encoding PAS domain-containing protein, which yields MYTKCNNKNTGIIPRCCSGCALLGITVRQRTSPQSAIPLPETTSLYTSAEQIASRLVRAVGGQACYISLVGNAGRSPRLLLAVGASDLPPARSKDISPLLRRTRASAEPVQVQVDGLPALAIPLMNGSRHLGSAILVFAAESPFDPQQVLAAAQLAAEALDAARRLAAAQLQAEEIAERARVREIQVSRNLIRGVIDSIPMGLVLLDADGTVLAANRAISDRVGLDPAALVGMHYSAAIGAWPDSPASKTLFSGQAAHTRRMVQRADGGQTLLEVSGFPLFDADERPVQAVEVWEDITERVSLQTQLVRAERLAAIGQLAASIAHEVGNPLQAIQGFLSLFLEQCDESLPNLQFLQLAEDEIERIVQVIARLRDLYRPRADVVAPVDINELIENVLLLTGKQMERYHVRAARSLDPSLPQVACVADQIKQVLLNLVLNAIDAMKGGGELRVSTRTRDEANLGSVIDIVVADTGVGIAADQLPHLFDGLNTTKERGMGLGLYTSKAIIERHMGRISVTSTVGEGTTFTITLPVEA from the coding sequence ATGTATACAAAATGCAACAATAAAAACACCGGCATCATACCACGCTGCTGTAGTGGATGTGCATTATTAGGTATCACCGTGAGACAGCGTACATCGCCTCAATCCGCCATCCCGCTCCCAGAAACAACATCGCTTTACACAAGCGCCGAGCAAATAGCCTCGCGGCTTGTGCGCGCAGTTGGGGGGCAGGCATGCTATATATCGCTGGTGGGCAATGCCGGGCGCAGCCCGCGCCTGCTGCTGGCCGTCGGCGCGAGCGATCTGCCGCCAGCCCGCTCGAAGGACATCTCGCCGCTGCTGCGCCGCACGCGGGCGAGCGCCGAGCCGGTGCAGGTGCAGGTCGATGGCCTGCCCGCCCTGGCCATCCCACTGATGAACGGCAGCCGCCACCTCGGCTCGGCCATCCTCGTGTTCGCCGCCGAGTCCCCATTCGATCCGCAGCAGGTGCTGGCCGCCGCCCAGCTGGCCGCCGAGGCGCTGGATGCCGCGCGGCGGCTGGCCGCCGCCCAGCTGCAGGCCGAGGAGATCGCCGAGCGCGCCAGGGTGCGCGAGATCCAGGTGAGCCGCAACCTGATACGGGGCGTGATCGACAGCATCCCCATGGGCCTGGTGCTGCTGGATGCCGACGGCACCGTGCTGGCCGCCAACCGCGCGATCTCGGATCGGGTGGGGCTAGACCCCGCCGCGCTGGTGGGCATGCACTACAGCGCCGCCATCGGGGCCTGGCCCGACTCGCCCGCCAGCAAGACACTATTCAGCGGCCAGGCCGCCCACACGCGGCGCATGGTGCAGCGCGCCGACGGCGGGCAGACCCTGCTTGAGGTCAGCGGATTCCCGCTCTTCGACGCCGACGAGCGCCCCGTGCAGGCGGTCGAGGTCTGGGAGGACATCACCGAGCGCGTGTCGCTGCAGACCCAGCTGGTGCGCGCCGAGCGCCTAGCCGCCATCGGCCAGCTGGCCGCCAGCATCGCCCACGAGGTCGGCAACCCGCTGCAGGCCATCCAGGGCTTCCTCTCGCTCTTCCTCGAGCAGTGCGACGAAAGCCTGCCCAACCTCCAGTTCCTGCAGCTCGCCGAGGATGAGATCGAGCGGATCGTGCAGGTGATCGCCCGCCTGCGCGACCTCTACCGCCCGCGCGCCGATGTGGTTGCCCCGGTCGACATCAACGAACTGATCGAAAACGTACTCCTCCTCACCGGCAAGCAGATGGAGCGCTACCACGTGCGGGCAGCGCGCAGCCTCGACCCGTCGCTGCCCCAGGTCGCCTGCGTAGCCGACCAGATCAAGCAGGTGCTGCTCAACCTGGTGCTCAACGCCATCGACGCCATGAAGGGCGGCGGCGAGCTGCGGGTCAGCACGCGCACGCGCGACGAGGCCAACCTTGGCAGCGTGATCGATATCGTCGTGGCCGACACCGGCGTGGGCATCGCCGCCGATCAGCTCCCGCACCTGTTCGATGGGCTCAACACCACCAAAGAGCGCGGGATGGGACTTGGCCTCTACACCAGCAAGGCAATTATCGAGCGTCATATGGGGCGGATCTCAGTCACCAGCACTGTGGGAGAGGGAACCACCTTCACGATCACTCTGCCTGTAGAAGCATAA
- the mtnP gene encoding S-methyl-5'-thioadenosine phosphorylase: MTEATIGVIGGSGLYAMPGLADVEQVALQTPFGSPSDTYVVGTLGGQRVAFLPRHGLGHRLTPSEVPSRANIFGFKQLGVKALIAVSAVGSLREDYAPGQLVVPTQLFDRTKGIRPASFFGEGIVAHVPFDKPFDPALSAILFEAAQRAGAAVHFGGTYTCMEGPQFSTLAESEENRRAGFDLVGMTALPEAKLAREAEIPYAMFAMVTDYDCWHPSHDAVTVEMVVATMHKNTAAAQQSIAQAIPAIAAGFDSPAYHALAGAIMTAPEAIPAERRQALALLVGKYLG, from the coding sequence ATGACAGAGGCTACGATTGGGGTGATTGGCGGCAGCGGGCTGTACGCTATGCCGGGGCTGGCCGATGTGGAGCAGGTGGCGCTGCAGACGCCCTTCGGGTCGCCGAGCGACACCTATGTGGTGGGCACGCTGGGCGGGCAGCGCGTGGCCTTCCTGCCGCGCCACGGCTTGGGCCACCGCCTCACGCCCAGCGAGGTGCCCAGCCGCGCCAACATTTTTGGGTTCAAGCAGCTGGGAGTAAAGGCGCTGATCGCGGTGAGCGCGGTGGGCAGCCTGCGCGAGGACTACGCCCCAGGGCAGCTGGTGGTGCCCACCCAGCTCTTCGACCGCACCAAGGGCATCCGCCCGGCCAGCTTCTTTGGCGAGGGCATCGTGGCCCACGTGCCCTTCGACAAGCCCTTCGACCCCGCGCTCTCGGCCATCCTGTTCGAGGCGGCGCAGCGGGCCGGGGCGGCGGTGCACTTCGGCGGCACCTACACCTGCATGGAAGGGCCGCAGTTCTCGACCTTGGCCGAGAGCGAGGAGAACCGCCGCGCTGGGTTCGACCTGGTGGGCATGACGGCCCTGCCCGAGGCCAAGCTGGCCCGCGAGGCCGAGATTCCCTACGCCATGTTTGCCATGGTCACCGACTACGACTGCTGGCACCCCTCGCACGACGCGGTGACGGTGGAGATGGTGGTGGCGACCATGCACAAGAACACCGCCGCCGCCCAGCAGAGCATCGCCCAGGCCATCCCCGCCATTGCGGCTGGCTTCGACAGCCCGGCCTACCACGCCCTGGCCGGGGCGATCATGACTGCGCCCGAGGCCATTCCGGCGGAGCGCAGGCAGGCGCTGGCGCTGCTGGTGGGCAAGTACCTGGGCTAG
- a CDS encoding glycosyltransferase family 2 protein, whose product MPTLAIVIVNYNTRDLLRDCLRSLDAHPMATQVTTWVVDNASADGSPAMVASEFPHVRLIASPTNGGYAYANNLALSEALADQASQPDYVMLLNSDTVVPEGAVDALVGYMQQHPAVGACGPKLLLASGKLDLACRRSFPSPAAFVYHAVGLSKLFPSSPRFGAYNMTYADIDQELEVDAVVGACMLVRTAAVRDAGLLDEAFFMYGEDLDWAYRIKQYGWKIMYVPAAVVHHYKRASSSQRPIPSIRAFYDAMRIFHRKHYAATTPAPVNWIIEAGITLKEAWSLGSNLLRPAAARRVG is encoded by the coding sequence ATGCCCACGCTGGCAATAGTCATCGTTAACTACAACACCCGCGATCTGCTGCGCGACTGCCTGCGCTCGCTGGATGCCCACCCCATGGCCACGCAGGTGACCACCTGGGTGGTGGATAACGCATCCGCCGATGGCAGCCCCGCCATGGTGGCCTCCGAGTTCCCGCACGTGCGCCTGATCGCCAGCCCCACCAACGGCGGCTACGCCTACGCCAACAACTTGGCCCTGAGCGAGGCCCTGGCCGACCAGGCCAGCCAGCCTGACTATGTGATGCTGCTGAACAGCGACACCGTGGTGCCCGAGGGCGCGGTCGACGCGCTGGTGGGCTATATGCAGCAGCACCCCGCCGTGGGCGCGTGCGGCCCCAAGCTGCTGCTGGCCAGCGGCAAGCTTGATCTGGCCTGCCGCCGCTCGTTCCCATCGCCAGCGGCCTTCGTGTACCACGCGGTTGGCCTCTCGAAGCTCTTCCCCTCCAGCCCGCGCTTTGGGGCCTACAACATGACCTACGCCGACATCGACCAGGAGCTAGAGGTGGATGCGGTGGTGGGCGCGTGCATGCTGGTGCGCACCGCCGCTGTGCGCGATGCCGGGCTGCTGGATGAGGCGTTCTTCATGTACGGTGAGGATCTGGACTGGGCCTACCGCATCAAGCAGTACGGCTGGAAGATCATGTATGTGCCTGCGGCGGTGGTGCACCACTACAAGCGGGCGTCGAGCAGCCAACGCCCCATCCCATCCATCCGCGCCTTCTACGATGCGATGCGTATTTTTCACCGCAAGCACTATGCGGCCACCACGCCCGCGCCGGTCAACTGGATTATTGAAGCTGGCATCACACTGAAGGAGGCGTGGAGCCTTGGCAGTAACCTCCTCCGCCCCGCCGCAGCCCGCCGTGTCGGCTAG
- a CDS encoding undecaprenyl-phosphate glucose phosphotransferase, whose product MALLAAAVGCDTLAVNAALIGAYSWRYSVGDLNDLTFPDDPLTIPLFLVLINVVFMATFIGTGLYVLRRGVSRVDEMFKVVVALSLGMFGALVVNSFLTAPVPLTPALIAICWGSAVLATVLLRLFYRTLLYALRRRGFDSRRVVIVGAREPGQVIAETIARSPELGYHVQGFVSNSAEVGSLVHGIPVLGRPDVLGEVIRDAQADEVIIALSGRSSAEVMDIVALAEDEAVEIKIYPDAFQLIINPEVTVGDLSGLPLLPVKNVALDNPINRAMKRALDIVFSSVVLLLLSPVMVLIALLVRLESRGPVFFIQERVGLDGKPFPTIKFRTMRSDAPQISNWTVENDPRITTIGRFLRRYSLDELPQFINVLRGEMSVVGPRPEQPRWVEEFSRSIPRYVRRHRQKAGITGWAQVNGLRGDTSIEERTRYDLYYVENWSLLFDIKIIIKTAVGVFTGKVSGY is encoded by the coding sequence ATGGCGCTGCTGGCTGCGGCTGTGGGCTGCGACACGCTGGCGGTAAATGCGGCCCTGATCGGTGCCTACAGCTGGCGCTACAGTGTGGGCGATCTGAACGATCTCACCTTCCCAGATGACCCGCTGACCATCCCGCTGTTCCTGGTGCTGATCAATGTGGTGTTCATGGCCACCTTCATCGGCACCGGGCTGTATGTGCTGCGGCGCGGCGTCTCGCGCGTGGATGAGATGTTTAAGGTGGTGGTGGCGCTGTCGCTGGGCATGTTTGGCGCGCTGGTGGTCAACTCGTTCCTCACCGCGCCAGTGCCGCTCACCCCGGCGCTGATCGCGATCTGCTGGGGCAGCGCGGTGCTGGCCACGGTGCTGCTGCGGCTGTTCTACCGCACCCTGCTCTACGCCCTGCGGCGGCGCGGCTTCGACTCGCGGCGCGTGGTGATCGTGGGCGCGCGCGAGCCTGGCCAGGTGATCGCCGAGACGATCGCCCGCTCGCCCGAGCTGGGCTACCACGTGCAGGGCTTTGTCTCCAACAGCGCCGAGGTCGGCTCGCTGGTGCACGGCATCCCCGTGCTGGGCCGCCCCGATGTGCTGGGCGAGGTCATCCGCGACGCCCAGGCTGACGAAGTGATTATCGCGCTGTCGGGCCGCTCATCCGCCGAGGTGATGGATATTGTGGCGCTAGCCGAGGACGAGGCGGTGGAGATCAAGATCTACCCCGACGCCTTCCAGCTGATCATCAACCCCGAGGTGACGGTGGGCGACCTGAGCGGCCTGCCGCTGCTGCCGGTGAAGAACGTGGCGCTCGACAACCCGATCAACCGGGCTATGAAGCGCGCGCTCGACATCGTGTTCTCCAGCGTGGTGCTGCTGCTGCTCTCGCCGGTGATGGTGCTGATCGCGCTGCTGGTGCGGCTGGAGTCGCGCGGGCCGGTGTTTTTCATCCAGGAGCGCGTGGGGCTGGATGGCAAACCCTTCCCGACCATCAAGTTCCGCACCATGCGCTCCGATGCGCCGCAGATCAGCAACTGGACGGTGGAGAACGACCCGCGCATCACCACCATCGGGCGCTTCCTGCGCCGCTACTCGCTGGATGAGCTGCCGCAGTTCATCAACGTGCTGCGCGGCGAGATGAGCGTGGTGGGGCCGCGCCCCGAGCAGCCGCGCTGGGTCGAGGAGTTCAGCCGCAGCATCCCGCGCTATGTGCGCCGCCACCGCCAGAAGGCCGGCATCACCGGCTGGGCCCAGGTGAACGGCCTGCGCGGCGACACCAGCATCGAGGAGCGCACGCGCTACGACCTCTACTATGTGGAGAACTGGTCGCTGCTGTTTGACATCAAGATTATCATAAAGACGGCGGTGGGCGTCTTTACCGGAAAAGTCAGCGGGTACTGA
- the gatA gene encoding Asp-tRNA(Asn)/Glu-tRNA(Gln) amidotransferase subunit GatA has product MAELYHLTIAEARTLLDTGKVSSEELTTAFLSRIEAVEPSIRAFLQVTGDQALAQAKAADAERMAGAAVAPLHGIPLGIKDVISTKGVTTTCGSKILENYVPPFNATVMERLNAAGAVMLGKLNCDEFAMGSSTENSAFGVTRNPWDTERVPGGSSGGSAAALAAGEAMGTLGTDTGGSVRQPAALCGITGLKPTYGRVSRFGLVAYGSSLDQIGPMAQTARDCAILLQATAGHDERDATTAQVAVPDYLAGLTGDVRGLRIGVPKEYFVEGMQPGVESTVRAAIEALRERGAEVVEVSLPHTSYALPVYYIIAPAEASANLARFDAVRYGLHEEGADYWQTLAQSRGAGFGPEVRRRIMLGTYALSAGYYDAYYKRAQQVRTLIRRDFMQAFEQVDVIATPTSPSVAFKIGENTDDPLAMYLEDVCTLPVSLAGLPGLAVPCGFSDGLPVGIQLVGKPFDEATLFRVGDAYQQITDWHTRRPQL; this is encoded by the coding sequence ATGGCAGAACTATATCATCTGACGATCGCCGAGGCGCGAACGCTGCTGGATACGGGCAAGGTCTCCTCCGAGGAGCTGACGACGGCATTTCTGTCGCGCATCGAGGCGGTGGAGCCGAGCATCCGCGCCTTCCTCCAGGTCACAGGCGATCAGGCGCTGGCCCAGGCCAAAGCCGCCGACGCCGAGCGCATGGCGGGCGCGGCGGTCGCGCCGCTGCACGGCATCCCCCTGGGCATCAAGGATGTGATCTCGACCAAGGGCGTCACCACCACCTGCGGCTCGAAGATCCTGGAGAACTATGTGCCGCCCTTCAACGCCACCGTGATGGAGCGGCTGAATGCGGCGGGCGCGGTGATGCTGGGCAAGCTGAACTGCGACGAGTTCGCGATGGGCTCCTCGACCGAGAACAGCGCCTTCGGCGTGACGCGCAACCCCTGGGACACCGAGCGCGTGCCCGGCGGCTCGTCGGGCGGCTCGGCGGCGGCGCTGGCGGCGGGCGAGGCCATGGGCACCCTGGGCACCGACACCGGCGGCAGCGTGCGCCAGCCCGCCGCGCTGTGCGGCATCACCGGCCTGAAGCCCACCTATGGCCGCGTCTCGCGCTTCGGCCTGGTGGCCTACGGCTCCTCGCTCGATCAGATCGGCCCTATGGCCCAGACCGCCCGCGACTGCGCCATCCTGCTGCAGGCCACGGCGGGCCACGACGAGCGCGACGCCACCACCGCCCAGGTGGCCGTGCCCGACTACCTGGCGGGCCTGACAGGTGATGTGCGGGGCCTGCGCATCGGTGTGCCCAAGGAGTACTTTGTCGAGGGCATGCAGCCGGGGGTGGAGTCCACCGTGCGCGCCGCGATCGAGGCGCTGCGCGAGCGCGGTGCCGAGGTGGTGGAGGTCTCGCTGCCGCACACATCCTACGCGTTGCCGGTCTACTACATCATCGCGCCAGCCGAGGCCAGCGCCAACCTGGCCCGCTTCGATGCCGTGCGCTACGGCCTGCACGAGGAGGGCGCGGACTACTGGCAGACCCTGGCGCAGTCGCGCGGCGCGGGCTTCGGGCCCGAGGTGCGGCGGCGCATCATGCTGGGTACCTACGCGCTCTCGGCGGGCTATTACGATGCCTACTACAAGCGTGCCCAGCAGGTGCGCACGCTCATCCGCCGCGATTTCATGCAGGCCTTCGAGCAGGTGGATGTGATCGCCACGCCCACCTCGCCCTCGGTGGCTTTCAAGATCGGCGAGAACACCGACGACCCGCTGGCGATGTACCTGGAGGATGTCTGCACGCTGCCGGTGAGCCTGGCTGGCCTGCCCGGCCTGGCGGTGCCCTGCGGCTTCTCCGACGGGCTGCCGGTGGGCATCCAGCTGGTCGGCAAGCCCTTCGACGAGGCCACGCTGTTCCGCGTGGGCGACGCCTACCAGCAGATCACCGACTGGCACACCCGCCGCCCGCAGCTCTAA
- a CDS encoding peroxiredoxin: protein MSANEIIGKVAEGPVKVGDRAPDFTLPNQSGEPVALSALLGQRVVVLYFYPKDNTSGCTAEACAFRDSYAVFQDAGAEVVGISTDTSDSHQAFADKHRLPFVLLSDAGGAVRRLYGVPALFGVMPGRVTYVIDRRGVVRHIFNSMFNFGKHVDEALAIVQQLAAEG from the coding sequence ATGTCTGCGAACGAGATCATCGGGAAGGTGGCCGAGGGGCCAGTGAAGGTTGGCGACCGCGCACCAGATTTTACGCTGCCCAATCAGTCGGGCGAGCCGGTGGCGCTGAGCGCGCTGCTGGGGCAGCGCGTGGTGGTGCTGTACTTCTACCCGAAGGACAACACCTCGGGCTGCACCGCCGAGGCCTGCGCCTTCCGCGACAGCTACGCGGTGTTCCAGGATGCCGGGGCCGAGGTGGTGGGCATCAGCACCGACACCAGCGACTCGCACCAGGCCTTTGCCGACAAGCACCGGCTGCCCTTTGTGCTGCTGAGCGATGCAGGCGGCGCGGTGCGCAGGCTCTACGGTGTGCCCGCGCTGTTCGGGGTGATGCCGGGGCGGGTGACGTATGTGATCGACCGCCGGGGCGTGGTGCGGCACATCTTCAACTCGATGTTCAACTTCGGCAAGCACGTGGATGAGGCGCTGGCGATCGTGCAGCAGCTCGCCGCCGAAGGGTAG
- a CDS encoding alpha/beta hydrolase yields the protein MTQPQLSLFHLARAAQPSQAAPLLILLHGYGSNERDLFGLAPYIDPRYTVVSVRAPIALGQGAYAWFPLDWREDGVRFSAEDVQAARQRVIQLVAEAQAAYQPQGGPVYLLGFSQGAIMSAATLLARPDMLAGAALMSGSATPDMAPADPAALAHRPVLIVHGVYDDVLPIRHGRQSREVFAALPVDLAYHEFPMGHEVSAASLDAVVGWLRARLG from the coding sequence ATGACACAGCCACAGCTCTCGCTCTTTCACCTCGCCCGCGCGGCCCAGCCCAGCCAGGCCGCGCCGCTGCTCATCCTGCTGCACGGCTACGGCTCCAACGAGCGCGACCTGTTCGGCCTCGCGCCCTACATCGACCCGCGCTACACCGTGGTATCGGTGCGCGCCCCGATCGCGCTGGGGCAGGGTGCCTACGCCTGGTTCCCGCTCGACTGGCGCGAGGACGGCGTGCGCTTCAGCGCCGAGGATGTGCAGGCCGCGCGCCAGCGGGTCATCCAGCTGGTGGCCGAGGCCCAGGCCGCCTACCAGCCCCAGGGCGGGCCGGTGTACCTGCTGGGCTTCAGCCAGGGCGCGATCATGAGCGCGGCCACGCTGCTGGCCCGCCCCGACATGCTAGCCGGGGCGGCGCTGATGAGCGGCAGCGCCACCCCCGACATGGCCCCCGCCGACCCGGCGGCGCTGGCCCACAGGCCGGTGCTGATCGTGCACGGTGTGTACGACGATGTGCTGCCCATCCGCCACGGTCGCCAGAGCCGCGAGGTGTTCGCGGCGCTGCCGGTCGACCTGGCCTACCACGAGTTCCCCATGGGCCACGAGGTGAGCGCGGCCAGCCTGGATGCGGTGGTGGGCTGGCTGCGCGCGCGGCTAGGCTAG
- a CDS encoding GNAT family N-acetyltransferase, giving the protein MSEIAIREATEADSATLARMFEVFNADYRAITIAPEQMAARLRACAGVETTLLAEHDGQPAGFVCLRVVPFMSDDTPYAEVSDLFVEPSQRRRGVGTALLRAAHALARQRGAAEVVILTGDDNDDAQALYRRCGYGDYAVALRLPLE; this is encoded by the coding sequence ATGAGCGAGATCGCGATACGCGAGGCCACCGAGGCCGACAGCGCCACGCTGGCCCGCATGTTCGAGGTGTTCAACGCCGACTACCGCGCCATCACCATCGCGCCCGAGCAGATGGCGGCGCGGCTGCGGGCCTGCGCGGGCGTGGAGACCACGCTGCTGGCCGAGCACGACGGCCAGCCTGCGGGCTTCGTGTGCCTGCGCGTGGTGCCGTTTATGTCCGACGATACGCCCTACGCCGAGGTGAGCGACCTGTTTGTGGAACCGAGCCAGCGCCGCCGGGGCGTGGGCACGGCGCTGCTGCGGGCCGCCCACGCCCTGGCCCGCCAGCGCGGCGCAGCCGAGGTGGTGATCCTCACCGGCGACGACAACGACGACGCCCAGGCGCTCTACCGCCGCTGCGGCTACGGCGACTACGCCGTGGCGCTGCGGCTGCCGCTGGAGTAA
- a CDS encoding DUF3459 domain-containing protein, with protein sequence MSSEQNIHTPDWVKHAVFYQIFPDRFAMSERVPKPNNLQPWESLPTNEGYKGGDLLGVVEHLDHIQALGCDAIYFTPVFQSASNHRYHTHDYYKIDPLLGGNEALRILLDECHQRGIRVVLDGVFNHASRGFFQFNDILEHGPHSPYLDWFFVEGWPLSAYDGAQPANYVGWVGNRALPKFNTDNPQVREFIMQVAEYWIAFGIDGWRLDVPFEISTPGFWQEFRQRVKRLNPEAYIVGEVWGVSRQWLQGDQFDGVMNYLFTGATIAYTAGPRVVPANVEGRSYETMPPKSAAQYAEHIAWLLGLYDWEIQQTQLNLLDSHDTARLLNIAGGDRATVRLATLLLLTYPGAPSIFYGDEIGLAGDLDPDSRRTMPWDEPDAWDGDMLAFHQHLIAMRHAHPALRTGRYHQLYADDAVYAFLREDGAERVLVAVNAAEEPRNVAIPTLGLLAEGAALAPLYGAASAEVAGTLVRLDLPAREGAVLREERTQ encoded by the coding sequence ATGAGCAGCGAGCAGAACATTCACACCCCCGACTGGGTGAAGCACGCCGTGTTCTACCAGATCTTCCCCGACCGCTTTGCGATGAGCGAGCGGGTGCCCAAGCCGAACAACCTGCAGCCCTGGGAGAGCCTGCCCACCAACGAGGGCTACAAGGGCGGCGACCTGCTGGGCGTAGTCGAGCACCTCGATCACATCCAGGCCCTGGGCTGCGACGCCATCTACTTCACGCCGGTGTTCCAGTCGGCATCCAACCACCGCTACCACACCCACGACTACTACAAGATCGACCCGCTGCTGGGCGGGAACGAGGCCCTGCGCATCCTGCTGGATGAATGCCACCAGCGCGGCATCCGCGTGGTGCTGGATGGGGTGTTCAACCACGCCAGCCGGGGCTTCTTTCAGTTTAACGACATCCTAGAGCACGGCCCGCACTCGCCCTACCTCGACTGGTTCTTTGTCGAGGGCTGGCCGCTGAGCGCCTACGATGGGGCGCAGCCAGCCAACTATGTGGGCTGGGTGGGCAACCGCGCCCTGCCCAAGTTCAACACCGACAACCCCCAGGTGCGCGAGTTCATCATGCAGGTGGCCGAGTACTGGATCGCGTTCGGCATCGACGGCTGGCGGCTGGATGTGCCCTTCGAGATCAGCACACCGGGCTTCTGGCAGGAGTTCCGCCAGCGCGTGAAGCGGCTGAACCCCGAGGCCTACATCGTGGGCGAGGTCTGGGGCGTCTCGCGCCAGTGGCTCCAGGGCGACCAGTTCGACGGCGTGATGAACTACCTGTTCACCGGCGCGACTATCGCCTACACCGCTGGGCCGCGCGTGGTGCCCGCCAATGTGGAGGGCCGGAGCTACGAGACCATGCCGCCCAAATCTGCCGCGCAATACGCCGAGCATATCGCCTGGCTGCTCGGCCTCTACGACTGGGAGATCCAGCAGACCCAGCTGAACCTGCTGGACAGCCACGACACCGCGCGCCTGCTGAACATCGCCGGGGGCGACAGGGCCACGGTGCGCCTGGCCACGCTGCTGCTGCTGACCTACCCCGGCGCGCCCTCGATCTTCTACGGCGACGAGATCGGCCTAGCTGGCGATCTCGACCCCGACTCGCGCCGCACCATGCCCTGGGATGAACCTGATGCCTGGGATGGCGACATGCTGGCCTTCCACCAGCACCTGATCGCCATGCGCCACGCCCACCCGGCGCTGCGCACGGGCCGCTACCACCAGCTCTACGCCGACGATGCGGTCTACGCCTTCCTGCGCGAGGATGGCGCAGAGCGCGTGCTGGTGGCGGTGAACGCCGCCGAGGAGCCACGCAACGTGGCCATCCCCACCCTCGGGCTGCTGGCCGAGGGCGCGGCGCTCGCGCCGCTCTACGGCGCGGCGAGCGCGGAGGTGGCGGGCACGCTGGTGCGGCTCGATCTGCCCGCCCGCGAGGGCGCGGTGCTGCGAGAGGAGCGCACACAATGA
- a CDS encoding LytR family transcriptional regulator — translation MAAKRAAKKRVFPIGLAVGVVGIVAIVLMVSIIAGINAAMGRIQQDDPRRATVAPSGLSAVPAVPGAAAPAAGSLGAPFNILLVGVDRRTNPEEGVRSDTLIAVHVDPQQKTAAMLSIPRDTIVQVPNVGQAKINTAFATGYNNAEQIYGRGTAPDAGGGALAAETVEQFLGVKIDYVAQVDFSGFAQLVDAIGGVPIDLQQPLLDAEYPTDDYGVQRIYMPAGLQVMDGATALTFARSRHSSDDFGRAKRQQMVLRAILQQIKARGLVENASAISKWLDVLSANVRTTLPLSDPATLTSLAALAREISPDHIVQLSLNPDDAQLTMDGSDLYWNQADVEALVARWQGAAGAAGGAAARIQVLNASNTDGVATKITESLRAQGFQMLNPDNAITTSDTSRLIDFAGRPEVAQRLAAALGLPASAVVDTPGPGDPPEAEGVDIVLLVGNDFEQAWLGGR, via the coding sequence ATCGCCGCCAAACGCGCAGCCAAAAAGCGGGTCTTTCCCATCGGGCTTGCGGTGGGCGTGGTGGGGATCGTGGCCATCGTGCTGATGGTCAGCATCATCGCGGGCATCAACGCCGCCATGGGCCGCATCCAGCAGGATGACCCGCGCCGCGCCACCGTGGCCCCATCCGGCCTGAGCGCGGTGCCCGCCGTGCCCGGCGCTGCCGCCCCCGCCGCAGGCTCGCTCGGCGCGCCCTTCAACATCCTGCTGGTGGGCGTCGATCGGCGCACCAACCCCGAGGAGGGCGTGCGCAGCGACACGCTGATCGCGGTGCACGTGGACCCGCAGCAGAAGACCGCCGCCATGCTCTCCATCCCGCGCGACACGATTGTGCAGGTGCCCAACGTGGGCCAGGCCAAGATCAACACGGCCTTCGCCACCGGCTACAACAACGCCGAGCAGATCTACGGGCGCGGCACCGCGCCCGACGCTGGCGGCGGCGCACTGGCCGCCGAGACGGTGGAGCAGTTCCTGGGCGTGAAGATCGACTATGTGGCCCAGGTCGACTTCAGCGGGTTCGCGCAGCTGGTGGATGCGATCGGCGGCGTGCCGATCGACCTTCAGCAGCCCCTGCTGGATGCCGAGTACCCCACCGACGACTACGGCGTGCAGCGCATCTATATGCCCGCCGGTCTGCAGGTGATGGATGGCGCGACCGCGCTGACCTTCGCCCGCTCGCGCCACTCCAGCGACGACTTTGGCCGCGCCAAGCGCCAGCAGATGGTGCTGCGCGCCATCCTCCAGCAGATCAAGGCGCGCGGCCTGGTCGAGAACGCCAGCGCGATCAGCAAGTGGCTGGATGTGCTGAGCGCCAACGTGCGCACCACCCTGCCCCTGAGCGACCCGGCCACGCTCACGTCGCTGGCCGCGCTGGCCCGCGAGATCAGCCCCGACCACATCGTGCAGCTCAGCCTGAACCCCGACGACGCCCAGCTGACCATGGACGGCTCGGATCTCTACTGGAACCAGGCCGATGTCGAGGCGCTGGTGGCCCGCTGGCAGGGCGCGGCGGGCGCGGCGGGCGGCGCGGCGGCCCGCATCCAGGTGCTGAACGCCAGCAACACCGACGGCGTGGCCACCAAGATCACCGAGAGCCTGCGCGCCCAGGGCTTCCAGATGCTGAACCCCGACAACGCCATCACCACCAGCGACACCTCGCGCCTGATCGACTTCGCCGGGCGGCCCGAGGTGGCCCAGCGGCTGGCCGCCGCGCTGGGGCTGCCTGCCAGCGCCGTGGTCGACACCCCCGGCCCCGGCGACCCGCCCGAGGCCGAGGGCGTGGACATCGTACTGCTGGTGGGCAACGATTTTGAGCAGGCCTGGCTGGGCGGGCGCTAG